A region of the Calditrichota bacterium genome:
ACTTCTCACAAAGCTGGGGGTAACCGCTTTGACACCATTCGCATTCTCCGCAAGAAATCAGGGGCGACACCGCCACATGATCCCCTACGGATACAGACGTAACGCCTTCACCAATCGCATCCACAATTCCGCTCATCTCGTGCCCCAGGGTTTGGGGACTCATGGTTTTAAGCAATGGGTGGGGCTCCGTGGGAATAAAAATGGGCCCCTCCACAAATTCGTGAATATCCGAGCCACAGACCCCCGCCCAGGCAATTTTGACCCGCACATATCCCGGCCTCACAGGAGGAACGGGCAGGTTTTCAATACGAATATCCCGTCGTCTGAACCACCGTGCCGCTTTCATTTGACAAAACCCCTTTCCCGCAGAATCTGCATCCCTTCTTCGGGGGTTTCTGCCAAACTCAGGCTCTTTTCAATCGGACAGGGACCGTCACCCCGCATATTCAGAATGACCGGGACCCGCGTTTGATACTCATAATGAATTTCATGAGATTGTAAAAATTTTACTGCACCTTCACTCATAAGTAATGCAAAAACAGCCTTAATTCCATGAAAAGCCGACAAAATGGCTACCGCCCGCCCGACAACCTTATCCGCCAGCGAAGCACCTTTTACCTCTTCAGAATGTTCTTTCAAAAATTTTGCCAGGGGTTGAACGGACGGACCTGTTTCTTTTGCCAATACCTGTCCATCCTTTACCACAACAAAAGATAATCCTCCTTTTCTCAGAATCTCTCCGGCCATTTCCAAATCCGTATTCATTTTGATGGTATCCTCTCTATTCGCTTTTGAAAAGGATAGTTTCAATATTGGCCCAAAGCTTTTCCGAAAGCCGCTCCAATTCGGGTAAATACGCGGCCGTATCGTTTAAAATAGCTTTCTCATTTCCTGCCTCGTTGTCACTCCGGGACGCACTTTCTCTTAACCAAAATTTAATGAGTTTTTCCGTCGCTTCCACATGAAATTGAACGGCAAGCGTCTTGCTTCCAAAGCGAAATGCCTGATGAGGGTACATTTCGGATGATGCCAATAGCGTGGCACCGATGGGCAGATCAAACGTATCGCCATGCCAATGCACGGGAATAAAACGTGAGGGGAACCCTCCAAAAAGCGGATCCGCCTGCCCCTCTTTGGTTAGTGTTACGGGTTTCCATCCGATTTCCGGGCCGGCGTAGCCCCTGTACACCCCGGCGCCCAAAACCCGCGCAATCAGCTGGCTGCCCAAACAAATACCGACCAGGGGTTTTTCGGCTTTGACAACCGTTTCCAGCCATCTTAGTTCATCGGCTAAAAATGGGTAAGACTCCTGTTCGTAAACCCCCATAAATCCACCCAGAACGATTACGCCGGAATAGGCTTCCAGCCGTCCCGGCAGCATTTCGCCCCTGTAGACGTCCCTGTAGGTAAAGGGAATTCCTTCACGAATAAATAGGCCTTCCCAGCTCCCCAGGGTTTCTTCCAAGTGATGCCGTACAACTAAAATAGGTAAATCCATAGTTACACCTTTTTAATTTTTGGAAATACAAACGTTGACCCTTTTTGCCCGCAGGTCACATCAATATCTTAATCGCCGCATTCCCCACTGAATACCCCCCCATAAAAATATCCCCCTTGTTGGAGGAGACTTCCTGCTACCAAAATTGGATGCAAAAAATAAAAATCACACAAAAGCCGAAAGCCCCGTAATCTGCTCTCCCACAATGAGTGTGTGGATATCGTGCGTCCCTTCGTAGGTTTTCACCGATTCCAGATTTGCCGCGTGCCGCATCGCCTGGTACTCTCCCACAATTCCGTTGGCTCCCAAAATATCGCGAGCCAGCCGTGCAATTTCCAGAGCCCAGTACACATTGTTCTGCTTTGCCATCGACACCTGATAAAATTTGGCCTGCCCATTGTCTTTAAGTCGTCCGAGTTGAAGCGTCATAAATTGCATTTTTGTGATTTCCGTCAGCATCTTAACCAGTTTTTCCTGCTGAATTTGGAAACCGGCAATGGGGCGGTCGAATTGAACCCGGTTTTTCGCATACTGAAGCGCTTCATCGTAGCAGGCCATGGCCGATCCGATGGCTCCCCAGGCAATGGAGTACCGGGCCTGCGTCAGACACATCAGCGGGTATTTCAGGCCTTCGGCTTCCGGAAGACGGTTCCGTTTGGGAATGCGGCACTCGTCAAAAATCAGCTCAGAGGTTACCGAGGCCCGGAGCGAAAGTTTGTGTTTAATAAGCGTGGTTTCAAAACCGGGCGTTCCCTTTTCAACCAAAAACCCGGCCACCTTTCCATTCAATTTGGCCCACACCACGGCCACATCGGCGATGCTGCCGTTGGTAATCCACATTTTTGTCCCGTTGAGGACATACGAATCGCCGTCATCCACGGCTGTGGTGCGCATGCCCCCCGGATTGGATCCGAAATCCGGTTCGGTTAGTCCGTAGCAGCCAATCAGTTCACCCTTTGCCAGTTTCGGTAGATAGCGTTTGCGCTGATCGTCACTGCCAAAAGAAAAAATCGGGTACATGACCAGGGCCCCCTGAACCGAAGCAAAGCTGCGAATACCGCTGTCTCCCCGTTCCAATTCCTGCATGGCCAGTCCGTAGGCCACATTATTCAATCCGGCTGCTCCGTAGCCGTGTAAATTGGCTCCCAACAGCCCCAGCTCCCCCATTTCGGGAATCAGATGCATCGGAAAACGTGCCTGCTCGTAGTAATCTTCAATGATGGGAAGAACCCGTTCATCTACCCAGCTGCGTACCGTTTGCCGCACCAACTGTTCTTCTTCACTTAAAAGCGCATCAAAACCCAGAAAATCGACCGATTGGAACTTTGCCATTTTATATCCATTTTTTTAGAATTGATTCGATTATTATTTTAAGAAACTTTTCCCTTTAAATCAAATTTTCTTTTTCGCGTGCTGCTTTTCTTTCAGCAGCCATCTTTCCCGGATTTTCTTCAGATTTCGCCGGACGCCTTTTTTCCGTCGTGAACGGAGATCGTGGGACAGATTTTTAAAGGGTTTCCGTGCCATCTTTTCCTTAGTGTGCCCAGGCCGGCAGCTGTTGCAATACAATGCCAAAAATCGGAATGGCCAGTGCGTAAATCACAATCGTTGTAACAATCACACCCAAAATATCCAGAATAACGCCAACCTTAAACATTTGAGGCACCGTAAGATACCCCGATCCAAAAACAATGGCATTGGGCGGGGTGGCCACCGGCAGCATAAATGCCAGAGATGCGGCAATCGTCGCCGTAATCATCAAGAGAAAGGGATGCTCCCCCATTCCAATGGAGGTTGCTGCCATAATCGGCATAAAAATAGTGGCAATGGCTGTATTAGAGGTAATTTCCGTCAACATGGCAATCATAAGTGCCGTGAGAAAAACCATCAGGGGCAAGGGAACGGCCTTTAAAATGGCCAGCGAATGGCCAATCCACTCGGCCAAACCGGTAACCTGGAATCCCTGCGCCAGGGCAATTCCCCCGCCAAAGAGAATTAAAATTCCCCAGGGGACTCCTCTGGCCTGCTCCCAATCCAGGAGAAAAATTCCCTTTTTAAAATTCACGGGTGTGAGGAACAGAAAAATGCTCACAAAAATGGCCACCGTTGAATCGTGAACATATTTGGCAATTCCAAGCAGATCGGACCAGCCGGGGATGGTGACGAATCCGGCGTGAATGTTTTTTCTAAAAATCCAGCCAAGCGCCATAACCAGAAACCAAAAAAGTGTGTACTTTTCTGCTTTTGAAAGGGGGCCGATTTCTTTCAATTCTTTCGCCACAATTTCCTTTCCACCCGGTAAATCTTTTTGGCGAATCGGTAAAGCAACTTTCACCAGGTAAACCCAGGCCATGGGCAAAAATACCACGACCAGCGGGAATCCAACCAAAAACCATTGAAAAAAATCAATTTCCGGGGCGCCGGGAAACAGCTTTTTTACAGCCGCCGCAAAAACGATATTCGGGGGCGTGCCGATAATGGTGCCGATTCCTCCAATGCTTGCGGCGTAGGCAATTCCCAGCAGCATGGCCACATTAAAATGATCGTCTTTTGTGATGATTTCACCGGCTTTTCGGCGGAGGGTTTCCGTGTGATAAATGATGGCCATGGCAATGGGCAGCATCATCATTGTGGTCGCTGTGTTTGAAATCCACATGGATAAAAAGGCCGTGGCAACCATAAATCCCAGAATAATTTTACGGGGACTGGTTCCCAGAAAATGAATAATGTTAAGAGCGATGCGCCGGTGCAGCTTCCACTTTTCCATGGTCATGGCCATGAGAAAACCGCCCAGAAACAGGAAAATATTCTTATCCCCGTAAGCGGCGGCCACCGTTTTGGCATTTGAAATCTTCAGCAGCGGAAACAGCGCCAGGGGTAACAGGGCTGTGGCCGGAATGGGGATGGCCTCGGTAAGCCACCAGATCACCATTACGGATGCAACTGCCGCGGTTTTCCACGCCGCTACACTCATTCCGTGGGGAACAGGCAAAAACAACATGATTAAAAAAACAGGAATACCTAACCAAAAACCCAATTTTTGCCGAAATTCGTAAACGTCCGACTCTCTCTTTTCCATGATCACCTCTTCAGTTTTTTTCGGCTCCCCAACGGGGGGTCAATGAAATAATTGCTCAAGAAAGGGCAGCAACTGCCCTAACCGATCCAAACCTTTCACTTCATCCCCCAAAAAGGGAATCTGCACCTGTGGAATGCGATTGTATTTATGTTGAATGGTTTCAAGGATTCTTTTTTGAGAGGCGAGATAACCTCTGTAGGGAAAGGCATCATCCACGACCCGATTGACGACCAGGCCGCCTACCGGAACATTGAAACGATGCAAAAAGCGAATGGTACGTGCGGTTTCTTCAAAGGCGAGGGTTTCTGGATTGAGAACAAGTACAAACTTTGTTTCTTCCGAGGTTAACAACCGGCCGATTTTTTCAAACTGAGATTTCATTTGATAAAGTGTTTCAATAACGGGGTCTTTTTCACGGGTCAGCATATCCCGCAATTTCAAAATGCCCTTTCTGGATTGAATTAAAAACTGAATCCAATTGTTCAAATAGTCCGGCATAAAAATCAAGCGCAGCGTAGCGCCGGTGGGTGCGGTGTCGAACACAATCGTTTCGTAATCATTTCGTAAAAGATGTTTGGCAAATTCATCAAAAATAGCGGATTCGTACGCTCCCGGATTGTGTTCAATGGATTCCAGATAGGCTTCCAGATTCAGATGAAACTCCTGAAGCGTCCGGCCAAATTGTTGAACAATCTTTTCCTTGTATGCGTGTATGGCCGATTCCGGATCGATTTCCAATGCAAAAAGATTGGGCCTGATTTCTGTTTCGGTGCCCCCAACGGACATTTCAAAAATATCCGAAAGGGAATGCGCCGGATCCGTAGAAACCAGAAGTGTTTTCCCCCGCCCGGCCCAGTAAAGTGCGGCCGTTGCAGCCGTGGTGGTTTTTCCGACCCCACCCTTTCCGCCAAAAAGAAATTTCACGTTTGCTTGATTCCCAATAAGAGCCGTCTGCCTGACATGTGATCCGTTTAAAACTCGCGGGCGAATTCCGCCATGCGATCGTAAATGGTTTCCTTTCCGCGCGCCATCCGCCGCTGCCAGTACGGGAGTTCTTTCAAGAAAAACGGCAGCAACCTGAATGTGAGATAACTTGGCACGGGCAGTCCAATTAAATCTCCAAAACAAATCATCATAAAAAAATCCATTCGGCGCGCCATTTCCTTTTCAATGTGATGTTTCAGAGTCAATTCAAAACTCCCGTACAGAAACAGGCGCACCGTGCGGATGATCCTGATCAGCAGTTTTTTTGCTTTTTCAAAAGACCCTTTCATCTGGGCGAGCCTGCTTCCCCGGTGGCCGCCTTATGCCCCTTTTGCATGCTGGTGTAGGCTTGAATCGCCAGAACAACCGCAATAATAAACAACAAAACAGCCATCGCCATTAGAAGAAAATCGTGACTGAGCATGTTTTTTACAATCAAATTGATCAGGGCGGTCAGTGTAACGGCAAACATAAAGTACATGGGGTAGCGTGTAAACGCATTCTTGGTTCCCAACTGAGCCAGCCAAACCGAAACGGCCAGCAAAGCCAGAGCCGCCAAAAGCTGGTTTGCCGATCCGAAAATCGGCCAGATGGCCTTCCACTGTCCGCTAAGGGCCAGAGCACCGCCAAAGAAGACACTCACCGTTGTTCCGATAAACCGATTTTTGGCCAGAACGGATTGTTTCACCTCCCCCGTCTTTTCAAAGAATTCCTGAAAGGCGTAGCGCGAAAGGCGAGTGGCGGTGTCCAGAGAGGTTAAGGCAAAGGCCGAAACGGCCAATGCGGCAAATGTTTTTCCCACGTGCACGGGGATTCCCAGTGCGGTCATAAAATTGCCTACGCTAACCGAGAAAAGCGCGATGGGTCCGCCGCCGGATTTGGTCAGAAAAGCCGCGTAATCAGACTTTAACAAAACCGCCGCTGCGGTAAGTGAAACCACGGCCAGAAGCCCCTCCGTCAACATCCCTCCGTACCCGATGATTCGGGCATCGGATTCCCGGTCCAGCTGTTTGGCTGTGGTTCCCGAACCCACCAGCGAATGAAAACCGGAAATCGCCCCGCAGGCAACGGTCACAAAGAGAATGGGAAACAGGTACCCCAAATCCGTGTGGAACTGAGAATAGGCTACCAGTTGTACCTTCGGATTCCCGATAAAAATACCCAGAACGGCCCCCAGAATAAGGGCGTACAGCAGAAATGAATTCAAGTAGTCCCGCGGCTGCAGGAGGATCCACACGGGGGTAACCGAAGCAACAAAGATGTACGCAAGCAAAATGTAGATCCACACCGTTGTGGAAAGCTGGATGGGAAAAACCAATCCGATGTACACGCAGGAGAATAAAAGAATCACACCGATCAGGGTTGCAATTCCCACATGCAGGTGGTAACGGTACACAGCCGCACCAAAAAAGAGCGCCAACACCAGAAATAGCACGGAGGCCGTTGCCGCCGCCGGTACCGACACAAATGTTTTTGCCACAACAATGGTGAAGACAGCCACTACCAGCACCAGCGTGGCCCAGGCAAAAATGAGAAACAGTTTCTTTCCGCTTTCCCCCACATGTTCTTCAATAATTTCACCGATCGATTTGCCCTGGTGCCGGATGGAGGCCACAATGGCGGATGTGTCGTGTACGCCGCCAATGAAAATGGAGCCCAGCAAAATCCACAAATAGACCGGAATCCAGCCAAAAACCGCTGCTGTAATCGGCCCGATTATTGGAGCGGCCCCTGCAATAGATGCAAAATGGTGTCCGAAAAGAATGGGAACTTTTGCCGGAACGTAGTCCACACCATCCGTCATGGTATGTGCCGGTGTGGGTCGCTCAGGATCGATTCCCAGGCGTTTGGCTACAAAACGGCCGTAAAATGTGTAGGCAAAACCAAACAGAACCAGTGCCAATATCATCAAATACGCCGAACCCATGGTTTACCTCCCTCATCAAATCACGCGCTAAAAATCATTTCCTTTTTGGATAGAGACAATGAATCCATTTTATTTGATCAGATTTTCCACATGCTTCAGCGATTTTCGAACAACGACCTGATTTGCGTCGGGGACTACCAATGCCGTCTGCAAAATCAGCCATCCTTTTATCCCCAAAAGAAAATTTTTCCGTTTTCGAAAAGTTCTGATTTCCCGGATAAGCTGCTCCTCTGGCAGCTGCCCGGTCAGGATAATTCCGTAAACGAGCGTTTCCATCTGGTGAAATCCGGGAGTTACCCGTTCCAGAGCGGCCTGGAGAAGGGCTTCCTTGAATGCTCCCCATTCCCTGTCCGATAGTTTCCCCGGAATGATTTTGTACAGGTGAATTTCAGACACGCGGTAATCGTCAATAACCCAGTGTTTTTGAAGAAAGAACCGCTGTGTATCTCTGTGCGATACCGCCACCAAATCCCAGAAATAGTTACCCACCCTTTTTTTCTCTTCACAATCGAAGTAGGCCGTTAGCCGGGATTTGATTTTTTGAAGATGATTTTCCAGCCGGGTCATTGATTCTTGAAATTGACCTTTGGCGCTTGCTGGGCCGCCTTCACCGTTTTAAACTGTTCTTTTTCACGGAATCCCAACATACCTGCAATAAGATTGGTTGGGAATTTCCGCACGGTCTGATTATACACCTGAACAGCCTGAATGTACCGCCGTCTGGCCACTGCAATGCGATTCTCCGTACCCGCCAATTCATCCTGAAGCCGAATAAAATTCTCGTTGGCTTTTAAATTGGGGTAATTTTCAACCACGACCATCAAGCGGGCCAGAGCTGAATTCAATTGGTCATTGGCCTGCAATTTTTCGCCAAGCGTAGACGCCGAGCCCATTCGGGAACGTGCTTCCGTAATTTTTACCAGAACATCCTTTTCGTGAGCGGCGTATCCTTTCACGGTCTCCACGTAGTTTGGGATTAAGTCGTAGCGGCGCTGTAATTGATTTTCGATTTCCGACTGGGCGCTTTTCACCTGTTCATCCAACTGAACCAATGTATTGTACGTGTTTTTAAATTGAACATAAATAATTAGCAGCAAAATGATGATGACACCCAAAACCCAAATCCAGGTTTTTGACTTCTTTGCCATTCTTCCTCCTTAGATTTACAGTTGATCAACCCGTTTAGACAATTTCCGAATTTCTTCGATAAAGGCCTGTGTAAGGTCAAATAGTTTGTTTTTTTTCAATTTGAGTTTTTCGTAACGCAAATCCAGAATTTTTTCAAAGACCTCCCGGTTCAAATCAAACACCTTTGCGGTATTTAAAAAAATATCTCGTCTTGAATTCTGCGTGGATTCATTTTTCAAAAATAAAAGGGCATTAAAAATGGTCAGAAAACTGGGTACGGAATGGACCAGGAGCATGCGCAAGCGCTCGGTTCGTCCTTCAGAATTCAAAAAATTCTGCCGCAAATGCAGGAGTTTGCCTTTTACTTCCCGCTCGCACTGGAGGCGTAAATCGGAGCGTCTGATTTCCAGTCCCCGCAGCAAATCTTCGCCGTAAACAATTTGGTGGAATTTTTTCATATCCCAGAATTCCAGGGGAAAGCTGTCGAGAGAGCTTTTGATGTATTCTGGCGTCAAGAACAGAGGGGTGGCCACCGCCCGTTTTCGCCATTTTTTAAGCAGATCAAAGGTACGGTCGATCGATTTTATGCCGGCCTCCGTCAAAATCACCAAAAAATTGATATCCGATTTCTTTGGGACATAATCGCCTCTGGCCGCACTGCCATAAAGAATAATTGAAATCAAATCCGTCTCGTAAATGGATTTCATATCATCTGAAAATTCACCAAAAATTTCCGACGGAATTTTTGGAATCTTTGCCATAAACCCTCCAGATTGTTTTTGGACAGGATAAACAGGATGCCATTTTTATCCGGTAAATCCCGTCAAAAGAATGATTGTCTATTCCAAAAGCCCATACATTTTTTATTCGCGCATTCGTGGCTATTCCTGCTTGTATGGCCAATAGGGATTAACCCACGAATTTCTCGAATTTTCACCAATTGATTGTATTGAATACAAATGAGTGCCATCCGTGTAAATCCTGTCGAAAGAACAAGCGGTCCGGCCAACTCAATATCCTCCGCCGGCGCCTCCGCCGCCGGAAGCTCCTCCGCCGAAGCCCCCGCCTCCGCCGCCAAATCCACCCCCGCCCCAGAACCAGGGCCCCCAGAATCCGGAGCGCTTTTTCTTCGATTTTCTGCCAAAAATAGGCACAATAATGAAAAACAGCCAGAAGAGAAGCCAAAAAAGCGACCGGTATTTATCCCTTTTTTTGCGCGAGGTCAGCGGCCGTTGTACGGGCATCTGAACACTTCCGGTAATCTGAACCCCGGCATTCTTGGCAATAACACCGGCAATGGCCCGAACCCCGTTCAAATAGGCTTCCCCCCGGCGGCCCTGCTTCAGGTAGGGAACAATATAGCGGTCACGGATTTCACCCACCAGCCCATCGGGAAGAATCCCTTCCAGTCCATATCCGACCTCTATCCACACGTAGCGTTCTTTGATGGCATCCAGCAGCAGCACGCCGTTGTCCTTTCCCTTCTGCCCGATTCCCCATTTTTCAAACAGGAGGTTGGCATATTCGGTTGGCGTGTAATCGGGACCAACAGAATCAACCGTAACAACGGCAATTTCCGCTCCCGTTTTTTCCTTGACTTCCAGACAAATCCGGGTAATTTTGGCCCGATAGTCAGGCGGAATCACATTTGCAAAGTCATTGACGTAACCGACGGGTTTGGGGAAGGTTTCCTTTCCCAGAAGAATTGCCGGCAGGAATAGGACCAGTATGATCGTAATGAATCGTGTTTTTAAACTGCGTGTTTGTTTCATAAATTATCCTTTTCAGGCAGATATATTTTCATAGATCAGCCGCATGCCGTCCAGAGTTAAAAAGGGTTCCACTTTTTCGATGGTTTTCGAGCGGTTTAGAATAACACCGGCCAATCCCCCCGTGCCCACAACATGAACCTTCTTGTCGGTGTTCAATTCATCGATGATGGTTTTTACAATGCCATCCACCTGCTGCACGGCACCAAACATAATTCCGGCCTGAATGCTTTCCTTTGTGTTGCGTCCGATAATCCTCTCCGGAAATTCAAACTGAACCGGAAATAATTTTGCCGCCCGCCGGAACAAATCGATGGCCGAGGTTTCAATACCGGGGGCAATGGCTCCGCCCAGATATTCCCCGTTTTCGGTGATCACATCGAACGTGGTGGCCGTTCCCAGATCGACAATAATCAGCGGGCCGCCGTAAGAATGAAAACCGGCTACCGCATCGCAAATTCGATCGGCCCCTACGGCACGGGGATTTTGGTAGGCAATCTGAATGGGCAATTCCAGAGCCGAACTGACAACCAGGGGCTCGATCCCCATGTAATTTCGGGTCATCTGGGCAAATACCGGGGTTAAATTGGGAACGACTGACGAAATAACCACGCCGGCAATTTCATCCGCCCGGAAATGAGACGATTCGCAAAAAAGCCGGAGCATCATCCAGGACTCATCCTCGGTTCGATTCACGCTGCTGGTCAGGCGCCAGTGGGCCACCAATTTCCTCTCCCGGAAAAAGCCCAACACCGTGTGTGTGTTCCCAATGTCAATGGTCAGGAGAAGGTCTTTCATTGTCTGTTCCGATTTGTTTTGTGCAGCCATTACCACCACTCGTTTAAAAGGAGATCGCCCGCAAAAAAGGAACGTTCCCTGTCTCCGATCTGCAATACCAATCCTCCCCTTGAATTGATCCCCAGGGCTGTTCCCTCGTAAACCCGATTCCCCTGAGCCAAGCGGACCGTCTCACCCCAATAGCGGCCTGCTTTAAAAAAAGACTGCCGAATGTATTTTTCATTTCCCTGTTTGTAATGTGAATAAAAAACAGCCAGTTGATTTAATATTTCCCCAAATAAATCTTCATCATCCACCCGTTTGCCGCATGCCAGTTGAAGAGAGGTGGCGTGATTCCCATAGGCTTCTGAAAAATCTTCTGCTGTTTGATGCGTGTTGATGCCAATCCCCACCACAAGAAAAGTGCCGGGCACGGGTCTTCCCCGTTGTTCCAACAAAATACCCGCGACTTTTTTCCGGTGGATCAACACATCGTTGGGCCACTTGACTTCCGGATCACACCCCTCTATTTTTTTCAAAGCACGGGCCACTGCAAGGGCGGCCGAAAACGGAAGAAGATAATTCTTATCCGCACGAAGCACTTGTTTCAGCAAAACCGAAAACCACAATCCCTTTTCCCGGGGCGATTCCCACCGCCGTCCCAGGCGCCCCCGGCCCTGCGTCTGCATTTTTGCCCGAACAACCAACCCCTCTTTTTTTTTGTCTGAAGGCAAATTCAGAAGAAACGTGTTGGTTGAATCGACGCTTTCCAGCAGAATAAGCTGCCACGGAATGTTTTGCTCCGTACACAACCTATTCCTGCTCCTTGTTTTTGGCCTGCAGAGGAAATAGAATTGATAATAAAATAAGGATTTTACTTGTCATTTGCAATCTATTTTCCCAGGCGATCCTTTAAAAATTCGCGAAATGGCCGGGAAAATTCCTTCCGTTTTAAAGCAAAATCGACAATAGTTTTCAAATAGTCCAATTTGTTGCCGATGTCGTAGCGCGTGCCTTCAATGGTGTAGGAAATAATTTTTCCCCGCTGCAACAAAATTCTCAAAGCATCCGTCAATTGAATTTCATTCCCCTTGCCCCGGGGCGTTTTTTCAATGGCCTGAAATATTTCGGGCGTTAAGATATACCGCCCCGCAATGGCCAGATTGGAGGGACTTTCTTCCGCGGACGGCTTTTCCACCAGATCGGTCACCTCCCAGATGCGGTCACTGATGGGCTTTCCGCCGATAATTCCATAGCGCGAAACCTTGTCCCTGGGCACGACTTCCACCGCTATAACCGTACATTGAAATTGTTCGTAAATGTCAATTAATTGCTGGGTAACGGGAATAACGGAATCGATAATGGTATCGCCCAGTAAAACCGCAAAGGGCTCGTTTCCGGTGTGAAGCCGGGCCTGATAAATGGCGTGTCCCAGCCCGTTTAATTCCTTCTGACGAATAAAATGAATGTGGGTCATGTCCGAAATCCGGCGAATTTCATTGTAAAGCTCTTTGTCCTTCTTGGTTTTCAGACGCG
Encoded here:
- a CDS encoding type III pantothenate kinase, producing the protein MKDLLLTIDIGNTHTVLGFFRERKLVAHWRLTSSVNRTEDESWMMLRLFCESSHFRADEIAGVVISSVVPNLTPVFAQMTRNYMGIEPLVVSSALELPIQIAYQNPRAVGADRICDAVAGFHSYGGPLIIVDLGTATTFDVITENGEYLGGAIAPGIETSAIDLFRRAAKLFPVQFEFPERIIGRNTKESIQAGIMFGAVQQVDGIVKTIIDELNTDKKVHVVGTGGLAGVILNRSKTIEKVEPFLTLDGMRLIYENISA
- a CDS encoding biotin--[acetyl-CoA-carboxylase] ligase yields the protein MCTEQNIPWQLILLESVDSTNTFLLNLPSDKKKEGLVVRAKMQTQGRGRLGRRWESPREKGLWFSVLLKQVLRADKNYLLPFSAALAVARALKKIEGCDPEVKWPNDVLIHRKKVAGILLEQRGRPVPGTFLVVGIGINTHQTAEDFSEAYGNHATSLQLACGKRVDDEDLFGEILNQLAVFYSHYKQGNEKYIRQSFFKAGRYWGETVRLAQGNRVYEGTALGINSRGGLVLQIGDRERSFFAGDLLLNEWW
- the galU gene encoding UTP--glucose-1-phosphate uridylyltransferase GalU — its product is MIRKAVIPAAGLGTRFLPATKAQPKEMLPIIDTPTIQYVVQETTDSGIDDVLIVSGKGKRAIEDHFDRNFELESRLKTKKDKELYNEIRRISDMTHIHFIRQKELNGLGHAIYQARLHTGNEPFAVLLGDTIIDSVIPVTQQLIDIYEQFQCTVIAVEVVPRDKVSRYGIIGGKPISDRIWEVTDLVEKPSAEESPSNLAIAGRYILTPEIFQAIEKTPRGKGNEIQLTDALRILLQRGKIISYTIEGTRYDIGNKLDYLKTIVDFALKRKEFSRPFREFLKDRLGK